In Musa acuminata AAA Group cultivar baxijiao chromosome BXJ3-9, Cavendish_Baxijiao_AAA, whole genome shotgun sequence, a single genomic region encodes these proteins:
- the LOC103996959 gene encoding senescence associated gene 20-like — protein MAFKEVVESLYEALSRDDAAAAAALMAEDVEWWFHGPRRCQYMRRLLTGEAGHRDFRFRPRRVAEVGGWVVAEGWEGKHAYWVHAWVVEGGVITRFREYFNTAVTVQELRPAEAGMDSVARGGGSAVWQSEARAHLGRSLPGLVLAI, from the coding sequence ATGGCGTTCAAAGAGGTGGTGGAGTCGCTGTACGAGGCGCTGTCGAGGGACGACGCGGCGGCGGCCGCCGCACTGATGGCGGAGGACGTGGAGTGGTGGTTCCACGGGCCGAGGCGGTGCCAGTACATGAGGCGGCTGCTGACGGGGGAGGCGGGGCACCGCGACTTCCGGTTTCGGCCGCGGAGGGTGGCGGAGGTGGGCGGGTGGGTGGTGGCTGAGGGGTGGGAGGGCAAGCACGCGTACTGGGTCCACGCGTGGGTGGTGGAGGGGGGCGTCATCACCCGTTTCAGGGAGTACTTCAACACCGCCGTCACGGTGCAGGAGCTCCGCCCGGCGGAGGCTGGGATGGACTCCGTGGCGAGGGGCGGCGGCTCCGCCGTGTGGCAGAGCGAGGCCCGGGCTCACCTCGGCCGCTCCCTCCCCGGCCTTGTTCTCGCCATCTAG